A window of Apium graveolens cultivar Ventura chromosome 8, ASM990537v1, whole genome shotgun sequence contains these coding sequences:
- the LOC141679863 gene encoding uncharacterized protein LOC141679863 has protein sequence MRLKTSIDTIKWLTFQACAFGGHDESCNSKNQGNFLEMLKLLASYNPQVEEIILDKAPKNAKYTSPKIQKELLHVFARKVQDLICDEIDDAKYCLIVDESRDISKREQMAIVV, from the coding sequence ATGCGTCTTAAAACATCGATAGATACAATCAAATGGTTGACATTCCAAGCTTGTGCATTCGGAGGACATGATGAAAGCTGCAACTCGAAGAATCAGGGTAATTTTCTTGAGATGTTAAAACTTTTGGCTTCTTACAATCCTCAAGTAGAAGAAATAATTTTAGATAAAGCCCCCAAAAATGCCAAATACACTTCACCAaaaattcaaaaagaactttTACATGTTTTTGCTAGGAAAGTGCAAGATTTAATTTGTGATGAGATTGATGATGCAAAATATTGTTTGATTGTGGATGAATCTAGAGATATTTCTAAAAGGGAGCAAATGGCTATTGTGGTTTAG
- the LOC141679864 gene encoding uncharacterized protein LOC141679864: MVTMEHHYRVEIFTAAIDQQLQELNNRFSEQMTELLILSASLNPRDGYRSFNIENICKLAEKFYPKDFLGDEKIHLQCELQHYGLDVPIHPDLKNLSTLGDLCHGLVTKGKADMYPLVDRLLRLVLTLPASTATSEQAFSAMKIVKTSLRN; the protein is encoded by the coding sequence ATGGTGACAATGGAACATCATTACCGAGTAGAAATCTTTACAGCTGCCATAGATCAACAATTACAGGAGCTAAACAATAGATTCAGTGAACAAATGACAGAGCTTCTCATTTTAAGTGCATCACTAAATCCTAGGGATGGTTACAGGTCTTTCAACATAGAGAACATTTGCAAGTTAGCTGAAAAGTTTTATCCAAAAGATTTTTTGGGAGATGAAAAAATCCATCTACAGTGTGAACTACAACATTATGGGTTAGATGTTCCGATTCATCCAGATTTGAAGAATCTGTCTACTCTTGGTGATTTATGTCATGGATTGGTAACCAAAGGGAAAGCTGACATGTATCCATTAGTTGATAGACTATTAAGGCTTGTCTTGACTCTTCCAGCATCTACTGCAACATCTGAACAAGCTTTTTCTGCTATGAAAATTGTGAAAACAAGTCTTCGCAATTGA